One genomic region from Anguilla rostrata isolate EN2019 chromosome 2, ASM1855537v3, whole genome shotgun sequence encodes:
- the LOC135248513 gene encoding urotensin-2 receptor has translation MTTISMEPLVVMVEKIPNATDAPLDPSAEDMTATLTIGAILSVMCLVGVSGNIYTLVVMCHSMRSAASMYIYIINLALADLLYLLTIPFVVCTHFLKAWYFGDAGCHILISMDFLTMHASIFTLTIMSTERYFAVLKPLDTVKRSKSYRKAIAILVWVASLVLTLPMIVTIQLMAVGKKSICQPTLSVLSYKIYISILFCTSVVAPGVVICYLYIRLARTYWVSQTETFKLTKKLPNQKVLYLIFTIVLLYWACFLPFWIWQLLNLYQPSLPISPKAVRNINYLTTCLTYSNSCINPFLYTLLTKNYKEYLRKRQRSWTAGSYFNRRNRFQRSPRRSLSSSSQQCTESFVLSHTPRTNNSSL, from the coding sequence ATGACTACCATATCTATGGAGCCCTTGGTGGTGATGGTCGAGAAGATCCCCAATGCCACCGATGCGCCACTGGATCCCTCAGCCGAGGACATGACCGCCACCCTCACTATCGGGGCAATCCTGTCCGTCATGTGCCTGGTGGGCGTGTCCGGGAACATCTACACACTGGTAGTCATGTGCCACTCCATGCGATCAGCAGCTTCcatgtacatttatataataaacCTGGCACTGGCAGACCTACTGTACCTACTCACCATTCCCTTTGTGGTCTGCACCCACTTCCTCAAGGCTTGGTACTTTGGCGATGCTGGCTGCCACATTCTGATCAGCATGGACTTCCTGACCATGCATGCCAGCATCTTCACTCTGACCATCATGAGCACGGAGCGATATTTTGCAGTCCTCAAGCCCCTGGATACTGTCAAGCGCTCCAAGAGCTATCGCAAAGCAATTGCGATTCTGGTGTGGGTGGCCTCCCTGGTGCTCACCCTGCCCATGATCGTCACCATTCAGCTCATGGCAGTGGGCAAAAAGAGCATATGCCAGCCTACACTCAGTGTGCTGTCCTACAAGATCTACATTTCTATTCTCTTCTGCACAAGCGTTGTGGCCCCCGGTGTGGTCATCTGCTACCTTTACATCCGTCTGGCCCGGACTTACTGGGTCTCCCAGACAGAGACCTTCAAATTGACCAAAAAGTTACCCAACCAGAAGGTCCTGTACCTGATCTTCACCATCGTCCTGCTCTACTGGGCCTGTTTCCTGCCGTTTTGGATCTGGCAACTCCTGAACCTGTACCAACCGTCCCTGCCTATCTCCCCCAAGGCTGTGCGGAACATCAACTACCTGACCACCTGTCTGACGTACAGCAACAGCTGCATAAACCCCTTTCTCTACACCCTGCTCACCAAGAACTACAAGGAGTACCTGCGCAAGAGACAGAGGTCCTGGACTGCAGGCAGTTATTTTAACCGGAGGAATCGGTTCCAGAGGTCCCCGCGCCGCTCCCTGTCCTCCAGCAGCCAGCAGTGCACAGAGAGCTttgtgctctcacacacacctcgcaCCAACAACAGCAGTCTGTGA